Proteins from a genomic interval of Leifsonia shinshuensis:
- the nudC gene encoding NAD(+) diphosphatase, whose translation MSSASTSALPLAALPLSRHAIDRDHAARSRPALFDELWEEPTTRVLALWKGRALLTPESVPAATPASDGWSAPDAGPAELDLLPVERVTAALVRVYLGRTLVDAPGQPAGSAVVLEVLTDAAATELEPDEARWGNLRTVATALSDRDAGLFTEALAIANWHASHTHCPRCGTPTVVEQAGWVRRCFEDGSEVFPRTDPAVIVTVLDADDRLLLGSNAMWEHSRYSLLAGFVEPGESFESAVEREIFEEAGVRVTDARYKGSQPWPFPASVMVGMTARLADDQPPAALAPDGEEILDLRWFSRDELWEAREQIILPGRSSIARALIEDWYGGPLDEPPAL comes from the coding sequence ATGTCGTCCGCATCGACGTCCGCGCTGCCGCTCGCCGCGCTCCCGCTCTCGCGCCACGCGATCGACCGCGATCACGCCGCGCGTTCGCGTCCCGCGCTGTTCGACGAGCTCTGGGAGGAACCGACGACCCGGGTCCTCGCGCTCTGGAAGGGCCGAGCGCTGCTGACCCCGGAGAGCGTGCCGGCGGCGACGCCGGCCTCCGACGGCTGGAGCGCTCCGGACGCCGGTCCCGCCGAGCTCGACCTGCTCCCGGTGGAGCGGGTGACGGCCGCGCTCGTGCGCGTCTACCTCGGCCGCACGCTCGTGGACGCCCCGGGCCAGCCGGCCGGGTCCGCGGTGGTCCTGGAGGTCCTCACCGACGCCGCCGCGACCGAGCTGGAGCCCGACGAGGCGCGCTGGGGCAACCTCCGCACGGTCGCCACCGCGCTGAGCGACCGCGACGCAGGCCTGTTCACCGAGGCCCTCGCCATCGCGAACTGGCACGCCTCGCACACGCACTGCCCGCGCTGCGGGACCCCCACCGTGGTGGAGCAGGCCGGCTGGGTGCGGCGCTGCTTCGAGGACGGCTCCGAGGTGTTCCCGCGCACCGACCCCGCCGTGATCGTCACCGTCCTCGACGCCGACGACCGGCTGCTGCTCGGCTCGAACGCGATGTGGGAGCACTCGCGCTACTCGCTGCTGGCCGGGTTCGTGGAGCCGGGCGAGTCCTTCGAGTCGGCCGTGGAGCGCGAGATCTTCGAGGAGGCGGGCGTCCGGGTGACCGACGCCCGCTACAAGGGCTCGCAGCCGTGGCCGTTCCCGGCCTCCGTCATGGTCGGCATGACGGCGCGGCTGGCCGACGACCAGCCGCCCGCGGCGCTCGCGCCGGACGGCGAGGAGATCCTCGACCTGCGCTGGTTCAGCCGCGACGAGCTGTGGGAGGCCAGGGAGCAGATCATCCTGCCCGGCCGGTCGTCCATCGCCCGCGCGCTGATCGAGGACTGGTACGGCGGCCCGCTCGACGAGCCGCCCGCGCTGTGA
- a CDS encoding phosphotransferase — MARSPLTLAALASSAVPDLTVTATRAHTADGAGEFDSAVLTAADGSARIVRVPLTQAAETEQSSDLVALRALTTGIRSRLPFDVPTYLGQAPVGGTRAIVYDFLPGEHVAVEDIPPGDGLAGSIGHAIAAIHTLPTSFVGEAGLPVLSAAECLSSTAALIESAVSTGKVPAALRDRWRDAVADHSVWQFQPTVINGALTADSFLIDGESVSAVLGWSALRVGDPARDLHWLLAMDPEATDGALIAYATTRQVATDRQFTQRAMLYAELEVARWLLHGRELRDQSIVDDAVEMLDGLVDRVHSNTVTPLSTATGPIMAVDDVEAMLDRTPGDRSAARPGGMRPVDDQAG; from the coding sequence ATGGCCAGATCCCCTCTCACTCTAGCCGCGCTGGCCAGCTCGGCCGTGCCCGACCTGACTGTCACCGCGACCCGCGCGCACACCGCGGACGGAGCGGGCGAGTTCGACTCCGCCGTGCTCACCGCGGCCGACGGGAGCGCCCGCATCGTGCGCGTCCCGCTCACCCAGGCGGCCGAGACCGAGCAGAGCTCCGACCTCGTCGCCCTGCGCGCGCTGACGACCGGCATCCGCAGCCGCCTCCCGTTCGACGTGCCGACCTACCTGGGCCAGGCGCCCGTCGGGGGCACCCGCGCCATCGTCTACGACTTCCTGCCCGGCGAGCACGTCGCCGTCGAGGACATCCCCCCGGGCGACGGACTGGCCGGGTCCATCGGGCACGCGATCGCCGCGATCCACACCCTGCCGACCAGCTTCGTCGGAGAGGCGGGGCTTCCCGTCCTCTCCGCCGCCGAGTGCCTGTCCTCGACCGCGGCGCTGATCGAGTCCGCCGTCTCGACCGGCAAAGTCCCCGCGGCCCTGCGCGACCGCTGGCGCGACGCCGTCGCCGACCACTCCGTCTGGCAGTTCCAGCCCACGGTCATCAACGGCGCGCTGACCGCCGACTCGTTCCTGATCGACGGGGAGTCGGTCTCCGCGGTGCTCGGCTGGTCGGCGCTGCGCGTCGGCGACCCGGCCCGCGACCTGCACTGGCTGCTCGCCATGGACCCGGAGGCGACGGACGGCGCGCTCATCGCCTACGCCACCACCCGCCAGGTCGCCACCGACCGCCAGTTCACCCAGCGCGCGATGCTGTACGCCGAGCTGGAGGTCGCGCGCTGGCTGCTGCACGGCCGCGAGCTCCGCGACCAGAGCATCGTGGACGACGCGGTGGAGATGCTCGACGGCCTGGTCGACCGGGTGCACAGCAACACGGTCACCCCGCTCTCGACGGCCACCGGCCCGATCATGGCCGTAGACGACGTCGAGGCAATGCTCGACCGCACCCCCGGCGACCGCTCCGCGGCCCGCCCCGGCGGCATGCGCCCGGTCGACGACCAGGCCGGCTGA
- a CDS encoding ATP-dependent DNA helicase translates to MNDDSLLELADDQPGLDLVELAFAAEAAAPDPQRPSRRLSAAEIADALGLPRPTAQQQAVIEAPLAPAIVVAGAGSGKTETMANRVVWLLANGLVRVPEILGLTFTRKAAGELAERVRRRIEQLAASGLTDVVFDPFDAPEIATYNAFANAIFRENALLIGREPESAVLSEASAWQLARRVVVACDDERLVELDKSVDAVTTAVLDLSRALSENVADARDVHRMVEGFGRLLELPTGSGRVKDAYASVRTAVAAVGSLPPLLDLAERFADEKRRRGFVEYSDQVALALAVCERLPEVVADYRRRYRVVLLDEYQDTSVVQTRLLSSLFAGQPVMAVGDPHQSIYGWRGASAANLGRFALDFTGAKDGAESFALSTSWRNPTTVLDAANALVAPLSADSPVHVEQLQPRPGAIAGELDHAFGQTVEDEAAAIAEWLRVRLAQRDAQGMPPSAALLCRSIKKIDAFTAALTAQGVPFHVLGLGGLLEQPVIADLVSALRVMHDPTAGSELIRLLTGARWRVGPRDIAALRRVASWLAARDHRFQALDPDVRDRLRGSVVAEESASLVDALDFVVEAPEGHGQLADFSPAGLERLRAAGGQLDRLRSRAGLDLLDLVTLVQQELRLDIEVAANETAQLGQASLDAFAEQVASYLASDDRATLGSFLAWLAEAEQRDNLAPRSEDPEPGTVQILTIHGAKGLEWDVVAVPRMVEGELPGPPQSKRGWLAFGQLPNEFRGDSAELPVLPWRNAEDQKQVDEAISAFEAANVARHLEEQRRLIYVAVTRARRSLLLTGSYWSTQSRPRSPGAYLLELQQAGLLPEDAFPPCDEPDENPLAPESRTVLWPLDPLGVRRTRVEAAAAAVQAARERGPGDGGVYALDVDLLLAERARREAEDGLVELPARIPASRFKDFVSDPAGVAAQLRRPMPERPYRQTRLGTLFHRWVEERYGVAGGATDALDAAVAELDDPAGEILGAEALAELQATFAASEWADRAPAEVELEIHVTLAGQVIVCKLDAVYAVSDGRHDVQIVDWKTGKAPRDAADLERKQLQLALYRLAYAKHAGIDPARIDAVFYFVADDRVVRPERLYSEAELVELWGQVRGA, encoded by the coding sequence ATGAACGACGACAGCCTCCTGGAGCTCGCCGACGACCAGCCCGGCCTCGACCTGGTCGAGCTGGCGTTCGCGGCCGAGGCCGCGGCCCCCGATCCGCAGCGGCCGTCCCGCCGGCTGAGCGCCGCCGAGATCGCCGACGCCCTCGGCCTGCCGCGGCCGACCGCGCAGCAGCAGGCCGTCATCGAGGCGCCGCTCGCGCCCGCGATCGTCGTCGCCGGAGCGGGCAGCGGCAAGACCGAGACGATGGCGAACCGGGTGGTCTGGCTGCTCGCCAACGGCCTGGTCCGGGTCCCCGAGATCCTGGGCCTGACCTTTACTCGCAAGGCGGCGGGAGAGCTCGCGGAGCGGGTCCGCCGCCGCATCGAGCAGCTGGCGGCGTCCGGCCTCACCGACGTGGTCTTCGACCCGTTCGACGCCCCGGAGATCGCCACCTACAACGCCTTCGCGAACGCGATCTTCCGCGAGAACGCCCTGCTGATCGGCCGGGAGCCGGAATCCGCCGTGCTGAGCGAGGCGTCCGCCTGGCAGCTCGCCCGCCGCGTCGTCGTGGCCTGCGACGACGAGCGGCTGGTCGAGCTCGACAAGAGCGTGGACGCGGTGACCACCGCCGTCCTCGACCTCAGCCGCGCGCTCAGCGAGAACGTCGCCGACGCCCGCGACGTGCACCGCATGGTGGAGGGCTTCGGCCGGCTGCTCGAGCTGCCGACCGGCAGCGGCCGCGTGAAGGACGCCTACGCCTCCGTCCGCACCGCGGTCGCCGCGGTCGGCTCGCTGCCGCCGCTGCTCGACCTCGCGGAGCGGTTCGCGGACGAGAAGCGCCGCCGCGGCTTCGTCGAGTACTCCGACCAGGTCGCGCTCGCGCTGGCGGTGTGCGAGCGGCTGCCGGAGGTCGTGGCGGACTACCGCCGCCGCTACCGCGTGGTGCTGCTGGACGAGTACCAGGACACCTCGGTCGTGCAGACCCGGCTGCTGTCGTCGCTGTTCGCCGGGCAGCCGGTGATGGCGGTCGGCGACCCGCACCAGTCGATCTACGGCTGGCGCGGGGCGAGCGCGGCCAACCTGGGCCGGTTCGCCCTCGACTTCACCGGGGCGAAGGACGGCGCGGAGTCGTTCGCGCTCAGCACGAGCTGGCGCAACCCGACCACGGTGCTGGACGCGGCGAACGCGCTCGTCGCCCCGTTGTCCGCCGACTCGCCGGTGCACGTCGAGCAGCTCCAGCCGCGGCCCGGCGCGATCGCGGGCGAGCTCGACCACGCGTTCGGCCAGACTGTCGAGGACGAGGCGGCGGCGATCGCCGAGTGGCTGCGCGTCCGGCTGGCCCAGCGGGATGCGCAGGGGATGCCGCCCTCGGCCGCCCTGCTTTGCCGGTCCATCAAGAAGATCGACGCGTTCACCGCGGCGCTCACGGCGCAGGGCGTGCCCTTCCACGTCCTCGGGCTCGGCGGCCTCCTGGAGCAGCCGGTGATCGCCGACCTGGTCAGCGCGCTGCGGGTCATGCACGACCCGACCGCGGGCTCCGAGCTGATCCGGCTGCTGACCGGGGCGCGCTGGCGGGTCGGACCGCGCGACATCGCGGCGCTGCGCCGGGTGGCGAGCTGGCTGGCCGCGCGCGACCACCGCTTCCAGGCTCTCGACCCGGACGTCCGCGACCGGCTGCGCGGCTCGGTGGTGGCGGAGGAGTCCGCCTCCCTGGTCGACGCGCTCGACTTCGTGGTGGAGGCGCCGGAGGGTCACGGCCAGCTCGCGGACTTCAGCCCGGCCGGGCTGGAGCGGCTGCGGGCGGCGGGCGGCCAGCTCGACCGGCTGCGCTCGCGCGCCGGGCTCGACCTCCTCGACCTCGTGACGCTCGTGCAGCAGGAGCTGCGGCTGGACATCGAGGTCGCCGCCAATGAGACCGCCCAGCTCGGGCAGGCCTCACTCGACGCCTTCGCCGAGCAGGTGGCGTCGTACCTGGCCAGCGACGACCGGGCCACGCTCGGGTCGTTCCTGGCCTGGCTGGCGGAGGCCGAGCAGCGCGACAACCTGGCGCCGCGCAGCGAGGACCCGGAGCCCGGGACAGTGCAGATCCTGACCATCCACGGCGCGAAGGGCCTGGAGTGGGACGTCGTCGCCGTGCCGCGGATGGTCGAGGGCGAGCTGCCCGGGCCGCCGCAGAGCAAGCGCGGCTGGCTGGCGTTCGGCCAGCTCCCCAACGAGTTCCGCGGCGACTCCGCCGAACTGCCGGTGCTGCCGTGGCGGAACGCCGAGGACCAGAAGCAGGTGGACGAGGCGATCTCCGCCTTCGAGGCCGCCAACGTGGCCCGCCACCTGGAGGAGCAGCGCCGGCTGATCTACGTCGCCGTCACGCGCGCGCGCCGCAGCCTGCTGCTGACCGGCTCGTACTGGTCCACCCAGTCCCGGCCCCGGTCGCCCGGCGCCTACCTCCTGGAGCTGCAGCAGGCCGGGCTGCTGCCCGAGGACGCCTTCCCGCCCTGCGACGAGCCGGACGAGAACCCGCTGGCGCCGGAGTCCCGCACGGTGCTGTGGCCGCTCGACCCGCTCGGCGTGCGACGCACGCGGGTGGAGGCGGCCGCCGCCGCGGTACAGGCGGCGCGCGAGCGCGGTCCGGGCGACGGCGGCGTGTACGCCCTCGACGTCGACCTGCTGCTCGCCGAGCGGGCCAGGCGCGAGGCGGAGGACGGGCTGGTGGAGCTGCCCGCGCGCATCCCGGCTTCCCGGTTCAAGGACTTCGTCAGCGACCCCGCCGGCGTCGCCGCCCAGCTGCGCCGCCCGATGCCGGAGCGGCCCTACCGCCAGACCCGGCTGGGCACGCTGTTCCACCGCTGGGTGGAGGAGCGCTACGGCGTCGCGGGGGGAGCGACGGACGCGCTCGACGCGGCGGTGGCCGAGCTGGACGATCCCGCGGGTGAGATCCTGGGCGCCGAGGCGCTGGCTGAGCTGCAAGCGACGTTCGCCGCGAGCGAGTGGGCCGACCGGGCTCCCGCCGAGGTCGAGCTGGAGATCCACGTCACGCTCGCCGGCCAGGTGATCGTGTGCAAGCTGGACGCGGTCTACGCGGTCTCCGACGGCCGCCACGACGTGCAGATCGTGGACTGGAAGACCGGCAAGGCTCCGCGCGACGCGGCCGACCTGGAGCGCAAGCAGCTCCAGCTGGCCCTGTACCGGCTCGCCTACGCGAAGCACGCGGGGATCGACCCGGCGCGCATCGACGCCGTGTTCTACTTCGTCGCCGACGACCGCGTCGTCCGGCCCGAGCGGCTGTACTCGGAGGCGGAGCTGGTCGAGCTGTGGGGGCAGGTCCGGGGCGCGTAA